The following proteins are co-located in the Anomalospiza imberbis isolate Cuckoo-Finch-1a 21T00152 chromosome Z, ASM3175350v1, whole genome shotgun sequence genome:
- the PMAIP1 gene encoding phorbol-12-myristate-13-acetate-induced protein 1, which translates to MMPGRTLRKTAPPAAPAGREAAVECALELTRIGDRWDLRQRLLNLLAKLFCPGTWAARGHGERNGGGGGGPWLCGFGRRGSTDIGR; encoded by the exons ATGATGCCTGGCCGGACCCTGCGCAAAACCGCGCCGCCAGCCGCTCCTGCAG GGCGCGAGGCGGCGGTGGAGTGCGCCCTGGAGCTGACCCGCATCGGCGACAGGTGGGACCTGCGGCAGAGGCTCCTGAACCTGCTCGCCAAGCTGTTCTGCCCCGGAACGTGGGCTGCCCGCGGACACGGCGAGCGGaacggaggaggaggaggaggacctTGGCTTTGCGGGTTTGGAAGAAGAGGCTCCACAGACATTGGGAGATGA